Part of the Salinimonas lutimaris genome, GCTGTATAATGCCGACATCATTGTCAGTGCCACGGTACTGGAAACTATCGGAGCGGAATTTGGCCTGAAAACCCGCTTACTGGATTGGGTCAGAGTAAAAGGCCGGCGCGCGCCCATTGAGATTTATGAGGTGTTGAGCCATTTAAGTGAGCCTGAGCAACAACAAAAGTTTGCCCTGCAAACTCAGATTGCAGCCGGGCTGGCCTGCCGGATAAAGCAAGACTGGGATGGTGCCCTGGTGCATTTTTATAAAGCCCGGGAAATGTCGCCGGACGACTCTCTGGCCCTGCATCATATTCGCACAATTGAAGCGATTCGGTATCAGCCATTTCCGCCCAACTGGGATGGCGCCATCGCCACTGATGGCTCGCAATTTAACTGGCAGCCTGCTGACGAATAAACGTCAGGGCCGGGGCAAAGTAAGCGCCGCCGGTTTCCGCGCTGGTAAAATCCAGCCAGCGGTCGTAATCCCCTTCGGCATTTCCCACAATCTGGCTGTGCAGCATGGCTTTAAAAGGCTGAGCACTGGCCGCACAGCTGATAAAAAACAGGCCTTGAATCAGCAAGTCACCATAAGGCATTCCCTGCTTCAGTAAATCATGATGGCCATCGTCACTGCCCGGGGCACAGGCCCGCACACTGTGCGAAGAGTCTGATTGCTCCGGGCTGGGCTGATTGTATTCCCGGGTCACCCCCATGACCTGTTCCTGCTGACGCTCAGACAACGACTTCCAGCGTCGTAAATCATGGCGAAAACGCTGAACATGTATATAACTGCCCCCAGCAAAATCAGCGTCCTGCCGGGCGTCAATAATCGCCACCTGTCGACGCTTCATCCCCCGCGGGTTATCCTGAGCGTAAATAAAGCCGTTTAAGTCCCGGCCATCCAGATACCGGAACGCCTTGATTTGTTCTACCAGTTCCACATGCAGATGCAGCAGCTCCATGACTTCGCTGCCAATGGCATGACAAATATCCAGCCGGTCGGCCCGAATCTGGATAAATAAATCGGTGCCGGTATCCGGTGCACTGCGATCTTCACACTGCATGCGGGGGAAGGCGGTCAACTCGGTGGGAATCAGACCCTCGTAAAGTTCAGACCAGTAGCCGGCCCCAACAGCAATGACGCCGGTGACCATCGCCTCATAATGCTCATTCTCATACCAGTCAAAAATATCCAGCACCCGGGCGAGCTTGGCGCGCACAGCCTGACTGTCATCATCAATCACATTAAGCAGCAGATACTGCGCATGCAGATTCGATTCTGCACATATTCCTTTTTGCGGTTGTGTCATGCCAGCTAAAGTTCCTTATCCCCATGCGGCCCTGCACTGGTTACTATTTTTCCAGTGTGGCTAATACCCTGCGGCTTGTCCATCTTTTCGGCTTTCAGATGCTCCCATATATACCCCACGCTCAGCATCATGCATGATTGCCTGGTAGCCCCCATACACTCCCAGTTTCGGAGCCAGGGTATGACCCATCTCAAGAAGCTCACGGCGGGTTTGCGCCGAAAATCCGTTTTCCAGATGCACCTGACCTACGCCGCTCATCCGCTCACCGGTCGGACTTGATGAACCGCTGTGCAGGATGCGCGGGGCATCACCGGCCTCCTGCAGGTTCATACCAAAATCAATCAGATTGACCAGAATCTGTGCATGCATTTGTGGCTGAGTGGCCCCGCCCATCACGCCAAAGCTCAGCCAGGGCTTGCCATTGAGGGTAACAAACGCCGGAATAATCGTATGAAACGGGCGTTTTCCGGGAGCGTACTCGTTAAAATGGCCAGCCTGCATGGTAAACAGCTCGCCCCGGTTTTGCAGCACAAAGCCCAGTTCAGGCGGCGTCATGCCTGAGCCCATCCCGCGATAATTACTTTGAATCAGCGAAACCATGTTACCAGCGCTGTCAGCGACGGTCAGGTAGACGGTGTCACCTTCATACCGACCGGCATCAAGCCGGCTGGCCGGCGCGTCAGGCACAATGAGCGACATGCGCTGACGGGCGTATTTTTTTGAAATCAGCCAGTCTACCGGGATCTGATTAAAATCCGGGTCAGCGTAGTACTTGGCGCGATCCTCAAAGGCCAGCTTTTTAGCTTCCACAAAAGTATGGATGTAACGGGCAGAGTCGAATCCCATACCTTCTATGTCATAGTTTTCCAGGATATTAAGAATTTGCAGCGCGGCAATGCCCTGACCATTGGGCGGCAGTTCCCAGACATCATATCCGCGATAGTTGGTGGACACCGGCTCAACCCACTGTGAGGTGTGCTGCGCTAAATCTGCATAGGTTAAATAGCCGCCCTGCTCTTTCATGTAGGCAGCAATACGACGGGCGATATCGCCTTTATAAAACGCCTCAGCCCCGCCGGTTGCTATCTTTTCATAGGTATTGGCCAGATGCGGATTTTTGAAAATATCGCCTTTCTGAGGCACCTTGCCACCAGGCATAAAGGTGTCGGCAAAGCCATCATACTGGCCAATGCGCTGGGCGTTTTTCTGCCAGTAATAGGCAATGAGTTCACTGACCGGAAAGCCTTGTTTGGCATAGCGGATAGCGGGTGTAAGAATATCCTGTACTGGCAGCACACCAAATTTTTTGTGTAGTTCAAACCAGCCATCTACGGCGCCTGGCACAGAGACGGGTAGCGGACCAAAAGAGGGTATACGGGTCAGCCCCTGCTCAGCAAACACCGACTTTTTCAGCGACTGCGGCGAGCGGCCTGATGCATTAAGTCCATACAGCCGTTTGGTTTTGGCATCCCACACAATGGCAAACAGGTCTCCGCCAATACCGCTGCCGGTAGGCTCGACCAGTCCCAGCATCGCATTGGCAGCAATGGCCGCATCGACCGCACTGCCGCCCTGCTTCAATATATCCAGTGCCACCTGAGTGGCCAGGGGCTGACTGGTGGCAGCCATTCCCTGGGTGGCTATTACCTCTGAGCGACTTGCAAAGGGTGCCCCGGTGATCCGATCATAAGCCTGAGCGCCGATAGCCCATAGTAGTGCCAGACAGCACATCCATCTTTTCATTTTTTTCTTCCTGTGCGGGGTCATTAATATCCTGACATTGTCAGTATACGTCATTGCCTGCCCGGATAAACCCGCATTACCCGGTTGCCAGTTGAACGCGCAGCCTTGCACAACTAAAGTGCATCTGACGTGTGTTATTTTTGTTAACAGCAGGATGAGGGTACATTTTTTCTGGCACGATTTACGCAACCTCCTCAACCGTACTGAATCTGGTACGTAAAAATAGTGACCGCGGTAAACATGGTCCATGCTGGCTGACGCAGTACAAGGCCAGCAGGAATGGGAGATAGCTATGGATCCACAATTTAGTATTGTTACCATTGTAAAAGAACGCAGCAGGCAGCTGGCCAGTCTGGTACAAAGTCTGGAAAAAACCCGTCTTCGGCCACAGGAACTGATTGTTGTCTGGATGACATCCCCCTGCGATGAATCATTGATCAGCAGTGAGGCTTTTTCCGTCCAGCATCGTTTTTTAGCTAATGAATCTGTGCCTGTCCCCCGGGCCAGAAATAAAGGCATGGCCGCCTGCTCCACCGAACAAATCATTTATCTTGATGTCGACTGTTTGTGCCCGCCGGATTTATTTGAATCCGTGCTGACGGAGTTACACGATGGTCAGGTTGTGAGTACACAGGTACGCTTTTTACCCTCCCCGGCACAGACGCAGGATTATGCCACTGCCAGGCAGCATGCTGTGAGCGCACCGGACGCGGTTGAACTGTTACACAATCAACCCGTCGCCTGGTCTTATTTTCATACCTTGCTATTTGCCATCACCAAAGCGGATTTTATCCGCACCGGTGGGTTTGATGAGTCATATCATGGTGTGGGGGTAGGTGATATTGATTTTGCTGCCCGCTGTGATGAGCTTGGTTTTGCCCTGGTTATGCTCAAAAACGATGTGCTTCACCAGTTTTATCCCGGTGTTGAGCCGCCTGTGCAGCAGCTTTTTGATATTGTGAATAATGCAACCCGCTACAAACAGAAGTGGGGAGAGTATCCGCTTCAGGGCTGGTTACAACAGTTTGCCCAAAGCGGCCTGATTAATGACGATTATGAAACCGAAGGATTGCGGGTAAAACGCCTGCCGACTGACGAAGAAATACAGGCGCAAATGGCACCTGAGTAACTCATGAGCACCCGCGGGCATGCGCTGTGCTGCCCGTTTTTTATTTACCTTATCAGCACGCCTTTTCAGCACTTCCTTTAAACTGCTTTATCCTTTCTTTGTAAAACCACCTCGATGGTAACTGGGTTGTTACCCTGTGCCCGCCATTCAAGCGTTATCAGCGCACAGTGCTGTGGGTATCAGAATGAAAAAAGCCCCGTTTAAACGGGGCTTAAGCTTGGTGAGTTGAACGTTATTAGAATTGTTATGGTGTGTTCAATCAGGATTACTTACGGCCACTTGTGAAATCAGGATAGGCTTCCAGGCCACACTCACTCATATCCACGCCGTCGAACTCTTCTTCTTCGCTAACCCGGATACCCATGATGGCTTTAATCACCAACCAGGCCACCAGACTGGTCACAAAGACCCAGACAAAGATGGTGACAGCGCCAAGCAGCTGGCCGCTGAAAGTTGAGTCACTGTTGGTGACCGGCACCAGCAACAGACCCAGCAGACCAACCGTACCGTGTACAGAGATAGCACCCACCGGATCGTCAATTTTCATTTTGTCCAGCGCCACGATACTAAAGACCACCAGCAGGCCACCTAACGCACCAAACAGGGTTGCCTGTAATGCCGTAGGCGTTGACGGCTCAGCAGTAATGGCCACCAGACCAGCCAGCGCACCGTTGAGTGCCATGGTCAGATCCGCTTTACCAA contains:
- a CDS encoding Dyp-type peroxidase, which produces MTQPQKGICAESNLHAQYLLLNVIDDDSQAVRAKLARVLDIFDWYENEHYEAMVTGVIAVGAGYWSELYEGLIPTELTAFPRMQCEDRSAPDTGTDLFIQIRADRLDICHAIGSEVMELLHLHVELVEQIKAFRYLDGRDLNGFIYAQDNPRGMKRRQVAIIDARQDADFAGGSYIHVQRFRHDLRRWKSLSERQQEQVMGVTREYNQPSPEQSDSSHSVRACAPGSDDGHHDLLKQGMPYGDLLIQGLFFISCAASAQPFKAMLHSQIVGNAEGDYDRWLDFTSAETGGAYFAPALTFIRQQAAS
- the ggt gene encoding gamma-glutamyltransferase, with protein sequence MKRWMCCLALLWAIGAQAYDRITGAPFASRSEVIATQGMAATSQPLATQVALDILKQGGSAVDAAIAANAMLGLVEPTGSGIGGDLFAIVWDAKTKRLYGLNASGRSPQSLKKSVFAEQGLTRIPSFGPLPVSVPGAVDGWFELHKKFGVLPVQDILTPAIRYAKQGFPVSELIAYYWQKNAQRIGQYDGFADTFMPGGKVPQKGDIFKNPHLANTYEKIATGGAEAFYKGDIARRIAAYMKEQGGYLTYADLAQHTSQWVEPVSTNYRGYDVWELPPNGQGIAALQILNILENYDIEGMGFDSARYIHTFVEAKKLAFEDRAKYYADPDFNQIPVDWLISKKYARQRMSLIVPDAPASRLDAGRYEGDTVYLTVADSAGNMVSLIQSNYRGMGSGMTPPELGFVLQNRGELFTMQAGHFNEYAPGKRPFHTIIPAFVTLNGKPWLSFGVMGGATQPQMHAQILVNLIDFGMNLQEAGDAPRILHSGSSSPTGERMSGVGQVHLENGFSAQTRRELLEMGHTLAPKLGVYGGYQAIMHDAERGVYMGASESRKDGQAAGY
- a CDS encoding glycosyltransferase family 2 protein — protein: MDPQFSIVTIVKERSRQLASLVQSLEKTRLRPQELIVVWMTSPCDESLISSEAFSVQHRFLANESVPVPRARNKGMAACSTEQIIYLDVDCLCPPDLFESVLTELHDGQVVSTQVRFLPSPAQTQDYATARQHAVSAPDAVELLHNQPVAWSYFHTLLFAITKADFIRTGGFDESYHGVGVGDIDFAARCDELGFALVMLKNDVLHQFYPGVEPPVQQLFDIVNNATRYKQKWGEYPLQGWLQQFAQSGLINDDYETEGLRVKRLPTDEEIQAQMAPE